From a single Vitis vinifera cultivar Pinot Noir 40024 chromosome 18, ASM3070453v1 genomic region:
- the LOC100256757 gene encoding disease resistance protein RML1A, with translation MDSSSSSLASSISSSSDWKYAVFLSFRGEDTRNNFTGHLYKALDQKGIETFMDDKKLRTGEEISPTLVTAIQRSRCSIIVLSENYASSKWCLEELVMILECKRTKNLKVVPIFYNVDPSHVRNQTGSFGEALAKHKENLKIKVEKVQKWREALTQVANLSGLHSVKNKPEAQLIEEIIADISKDLYSVPLKDAPNLVAVDSCIRELESLLCLPSMDVRMVGIWGMGGIGKTTLARAIYEQISGQFEGCCFLPNVEHLASKGDDYLRKELLSKVLRDKNIDVTITSVKARFHSKKVLIVIDNVNHRSILKTLVGELDWFGPQSRIIITTRDKHVLTMHGVDVIYEVQKLQDDKAIELFNHHAFINHPPTEDVMELSQRVIAYAQGLPLALEVLGSSLCKKSKDEWECALNKLEKIPDMEIRKVLQTSFDELDDDQKNIFLDIAIFFNEVEEDFTTEMLNSFGFSAISGIRTLIDKSLIGNLDDELHMHDLLIEMGKEIVRRTSPKEPGKRTRLWEQQDICHVLEKNTGTDEVEVIDFNLSGLKEICFTTEAFGNMSKLRLLAIHESSLSDDSECSSRLMQCQVHISDDFKFHYDELRFLLWEEYPLKSLPSDFKSQNLVYLSMTKSHLTRLWEGNKVFKNLKYIDLSDSKYLAETPDFSRVTNLKMLSFEGCTQLHKIHSSLGDLDKLCRLNFKNCINLEHFPGLDQLVSLEALNLSGCSKLEKFPVISQPMHCLSKLCFDGTAITELPSSIAYATKLVVLDLQNCEKLLSLPSSICKLAHLETLSLSGCSRLGKPQVNSDNLDALPRILDRLSHLRELQLQDCRSLRALPPLPSSMELINASDNCTSLEYISPQSVFLCFGGSIFGNCFQLTKYQSKMGPHLRRMATHFDQDRWKSAYDQQYPNVQVPFSTVFPGSTIPDWFMHYSKGHEVDIDVDPDWYDSSFLGFALSAVIAPKDGSITRGWSTYCNLDLHDLNSESESESESSWVCSFTDARTCQLEDTTINSDHLWLAYVPSFLGFNDKKWSRIKFSFSTSRKSCIVKHWGVCPLYIEGSSDDNYNRDGDYSSGRCCLNEGLGVQTSSDNNIDDEGNACGSVLDDLREWGLEDIIIRRSPEDDQPSGQVYEDANGTHAWNQERLRMQPNPLIAQTSYGQYTHERNPAKSVLDYRYESTFEDGIVRMRSLLEEYPGVIGFSPTDSHSWDQERLGRQPNPPISNSETGFWICITIFSFFFLAHIFHSASFRISPLLGVLLLLFIFSRL, from the exons ATCTTCCAAGTGGTGTCTAGAGGAACTTGTGATGATACTAGAGTGCAAAAGAACCAAAAATCTGAAGGTTGTGCCTATCTTCTACAATGTGGATCCATCACATGTTCGGAACCAGACCGGAAGTTTTGGGGAAGCCCTGGCTAAACATAAAGAGAATTTGAAGATCAAGGTAGAGAAGGTGCAGAAGTGGAGGGAGGCTCTAACTCAAGTTGCCAATTTATCTGGCTTGCATTCCGTGAAGAACAA GCCTGAGGCTCAACTTATTGAGGAAATCATTGCAGATATTTCCAAAGATTTATATTCTGTACCTTTGAAAGATGCCCCAAACCTAGTGGCAGTGGATTCTTGTATAAGGGAACTGGAATCGTTATTATGTCTTCCGTCAATGGATGTTCGTATGGTAGGAATTTGGGGTATGGGTGGCATCGGTAAGACCACCCTTGCTAGAGCTATTTATGAACAAATTTCTGGCCAATTTGAAGGTTGTTGCTTTCTTCCCAATGTAGAACATTTGGCAAGTAAAGGTGATGACTATTTAAGAAAAGAACTTCTTTCAAAGGTACTAAGGGATAAAAACATAGATGTGACAATCACTTCGGTGAAGGCAAGATTTCACTCAAAAAAGGTCCTTATTGTTATCGATAATGTGAACCACCGGTCAATATTAAAAACTTTAGTAGGAGAACTTGATTGGTTTGGGCCACAAAGTAGAATCATTATAACAACCAGGGATAAACATGTTCTAACCATGCATGGAGTGGATGTTATTTATGAAGTCCAGAAATTACAAGACGATAAAGCCATTGAGCTCTTTAATCATCATGCCTTTATAAACCACCCTCCTACAGAAGATGTTATGGAGCTCTCTCAGCGTGTAATAGCTTATGCTCAAGGTCTTCCATTGGCTCTTGAAGTTTTAGGAAGTTCTTTATGcaagaaaagcaaagatgaaTGGGAATGTGCACTGAATAAACTAGAAAAAATCCCTGACATGGAAATTCGCAAAGTGCTTCAAACAAGTTTTGATGAGTTAGATGATGACCAGAAGaatatatttttggatattgccattttttttaatgaggtGGAAGAAGATTTTACAACAGAAATGCTCAATAGTTTTGGTTTTTCTGCAATCAGTGGAATAAGAACCCTCATTGATAAGTCTCTAATAGGAAATTTGGATGATGAGTTACATATGCATGATCTACTAATAGAAATGGGTAAAGAAATTGTTCGTCGAACTTCTCCTAAGGAGCCTGGTAAACGTACTAGATTATGGGAGCAACAAGATATCTGTCATGTACTGGAAAAAAATACG GGAACTGATGAAGTGGAAGTCATAGACTTTAACTTGTCTGGCTTAAAGGAAATATGTTTTACCACTGAAGCCTTTGGCAATATGAGCAAACTTAGATTGCTCGCGATCCATGAATCTAGCCTATCCGACGACTCTGAATGTAGCTCCAGATTGATGCAATGTCAAGTGCACATTTCTGATGACTTCAAATTTCATTATGATGAGTTGAGGTTCCTACTGTGGGAAGAATATCCTCTGAAATCATTGCCATCTGATTTTAAGTCCCAGAATCTTGTGTACCTCTCCATGACTAAAAGCCACCTTACTCGGCTCTGGGAAGGAAACAAG gtttttaaaaacttaaaatatattgaTCTTAGTGACTCTAAATACCTGGCAGAAACTCCGGATTTCTCAAGGGTCACCAATCTTAAAATGTTGAGTTTTGAAGGTTGTACACAGTTGCATAAAATTCACTCGTCTCTTGGAGATTTGGACAAACTCTGTCGCTTGAATTTCAAAAACTGCATAAATCTTGAGCATTTTCCAGGCCTGGATCAGTTGGTATCCCTTGAAGCTCTCAATCTCTCTGGTTGCTCAAAGCTAGAGAAGTTTCCGGTTATCTCACAGCCCATGCATTGCTTATCCAAGCTCTGTTTTGACGGGACTGCTATAACAGAACTCCCCTCCTCAATTGCTTATGCCACCAAGCTTGTTGTGCTGGATTTACAAAATTGCGAAAAGCTCCTGAGTCTTCCAAGCAGCATTTGTAAATTGGCACATCTTGAGACCCTTTCTCTTTCTGGCTGCTCAAGACTTGGAAAACCTCAAGTAAACTCAGACAACTTGGATGCTTTGCCAAGGATCTTGGATCGACTTTCTCATCTACGGGAGCTTCAGTTGCAAGATTGCAGGAGCCTTCGAGCATTGCCACCACTTCCATCAAGTATGGAACTTATAAATGCAAGTGATAATTGCACATCACTTGAGTACATCTCCCCTCAATCAGTTTTCCTATGTTTTGGAGGCTCTATATTTGGTAATTGCTTCCAACTGACCAAGTATCAAAGTAAGATGGGGCCTCATTTACGGAGAATGGCAACCCATTTTGACCAAGATAGATGGAAGTCCGCTTATGATCAA CAATACCCAAACGTTCAGGTGCCATTCAGTACTGTTTTTCCTGGAAGTACAATACCTGATTGGTTCATGCATTATAGTAAGGGGCATGAAGTCGATATAGATGTAGATCCAGATTGGTACGATAGTAGTTTCCTGGGTTTTGCACTTTCTGCTGTTATAGCACCCAAGGATGGGTCCATTACAAGGGGTTGGTCCACCTACTGTAACTTGGATTTACATGATCTTAATTCCGAATCCGAATCCGAATCCGAATCCAGTTGGGTATGTTCCTTTACTGATGCTCGTACTTGCCAACTTGAAGATACGACAATTAATTCAGATCATCTGTGGCTGGCCTATGTACCATCGTTTTTGGGCTTCAATGATAAGAAATGGAGTCGCATTAAGTTTTCATTTAGTACAAGCAGGAAGTCCTGCATTGTGAAGCATTGGGGAGTTTGTCCATTGTACATTGAAGGTAGCAGTGATGACAACTATAACCGTGATGGCGATTATTCCAGTGGGAGATGCTGCTTGAATGAGGGCCTTGGAGTGCAGACTAGTAGTGACAACAACATTGATGATGAGGGGAATGCTTGTGGAAGTGTCCTTGATGATCTACGTGAATGGGGATTAGAAGATATCATAATCAGGAGAAGCCCTGAAGATGACCAACCCAGTGGACAGGTCTATGAAGATGCGAATGGCACACATGCCTGGAACCAAGAAAGGCTTCGGATGCAGCCAAACCCTCTCATAGCACAGACTAGTTATGGCCAGTACACTCATGAAAGGAATCCTGCTAAAAGTGTCCTTGATTATCGCTATGAATCCACATTTGAAGATGGCATAGTCAGGATGAGAAGCCTTCTTGAGGAGTACCCCGGAGTAATTGGTTTCTCTCCTACTGACTCACACTCCTGGGACCAAGAAAGGCTTGGGAGGCAGCCAAACCCTCCCATATCCAACAGTGAGACTGGGTTTTGGATTTGTATCACTATTTTTAGCTTCTTCTTTCTTGCTCACATTTTCCATTCCGCTTCATTTCGGATCTCGCCACTTCTCGGCGTGTTACTCTTGCTTTTTATCTTTAGTCGGCTATAG